In Chrysiogenes arsenatis DSM 11915, the following proteins share a genomic window:
- a CDS encoding GDP-mannose 4,6-dehydratase produces the protein MSDKVALICGVSGQDGSYLSRLLLQKGYKVWGTSRDAQGSSFANLVKLQIKNDITTISMVPEDFRSVFVALKTSQPDEVYYLAGQSSVGLSFEQPAETIQSITLGTLNILEASRMINKQVKIYHAGSSECFGDTFGLPADETTPLHPRSPYAVAKSSAYWLVNNYREAYSLYACTGILFNHESPLRPTRFVTQKIISTALRIADGSKEKLQLGRLDIARDWGWSPEYVEAMWLMLQQPTAEDFVIATGETNTLESFVSTTFSCLGLDWQEHVELVSGLIRPTELLISRANPSKAHKKLGWQANRKMRQVVEGMLSRKDFNY, from the coding sequence GTGTCGGATAAAGTTGCTTTAATTTGTGGCGTGAGCGGGCAGGATGGGAGTTACTTGTCTCGTCTTTTACTACAAAAAGGTTATAAGGTTTGGGGAACCTCGAGAGATGCACAAGGATCCTCGTTTGCCAATTTAGTAAAGCTACAGATAAAGAACGACATAACAACCATATCCATGGTTCCCGAAGACTTTCGGAGTGTTTTTGTCGCATTAAAAACCAGTCAACCCGACGAAGTATACTACTTAGCAGGGCAGTCATCTGTTGGCTTATCATTTGAGCAACCTGCCGAAACCATCCAAAGTATAACGCTGGGAACTCTCAACATCCTAGAGGCATCCAGAATGATTAACAAGCAGGTAAAAATATATCATGCTGGATCAAGTGAGTGTTTTGGGGATACATTTGGGCTACCGGCTGACGAAACGACTCCATTGCATCCACGTAGCCCCTACGCGGTTGCAAAATCATCTGCCTACTGGCTGGTAAATAACTACCGCGAAGCCTACAGCCTGTACGCTTGCACAGGCATATTGTTTAATCACGAGTCTCCATTGCGCCCGACACGATTTGTGACACAGAAAATTATTTCTACTGCTCTCAGAATAGCCGATGGCTCCAAAGAAAAACTGCAACTTGGAAGGCTTGACATCGCTCGTGACTGGGGGTGGTCGCCAGAATATGTTGAAGCGATGTGGCTCATGCTCCAGCAACCCACAGCAGAGGATTTCGTTATTGCAACAGGAGAAACGAATACTTTGGAGAGCTTTGTCTCAACAACTTTTTCGTGCTTAGGGCTAGATTGGCAAGAGCATGTTGAGTTAGTGAGCGGACTTATTCGGCCAACAGAATTGCTCATCAGCAGAGCAAATCCATCGAAAGCGCATAAGAAACTTGGCTGGCAAGCCAATCGTAAAATGCGGCAGGTAGTAGAGGGAATGTTGAGCAGGAAAGATTTCAACTATTAA
- a CDS encoding lipopolysaccharide biosynthesis protein, whose translation MALKRNLIANYLGQGWTALMSIAFVPLYINYLGIEAYGLIGFFAMIQAWLSLLDMGMTPTLNREMARFTGGNHSNESIRDLLRSIEIIAVGVAALITGGIALGAEWMANSWLRAETLPDEVVAQAFIIMGLVTALRFVEGVYRSTIIGLQRQVLFNVVISIMATLRGLGAVGILMWASPTIEAFFLWQGAVSIATLAVLGITTYRCMPMGVRGGRFSLDALRNVWRFAGGMMGITLLSLLLMQVDKLLLSKLLILSEFGYYTLATSVAAVLYMLINPITQAFFPKFCELHTLGNKEHLIDSYHKGAQLITVIAGSAALVIIFFSETLMQLWTQDYELATRTATLIRVLMLGNLLNGLMWIPYQTQLAHGWTSYAIWVNIVSVAIILPAILWVTPIYGALGAAWIWVGLNAGYILIGIHFMYRKILTTEKWRWYIEDLAIPLGAGLLTVSVLRYLLPDAKDNLMQLFELVIASVLTLAVMALASIEVRKIAINFWINLAPKK comes from the coding sequence ATGGCGCTCAAGCGCAATCTAATCGCAAATTACCTTGGCCAAGGCTGGACAGCCTTGATGAGTATCGCGTTTGTCCCATTGTACATAAATTACCTCGGGATTGAGGCTTATGGTCTGATCGGCTTTTTTGCGATGATACAAGCGTGGTTGAGTTTACTTGATATGGGTATGACTCCAACCTTGAATCGTGAAATGGCTCGATTTACGGGGGGGAACCACAGCAACGAGTCTATACGCGACTTGCTGCGCAGTATCGAAATTATCGCAGTCGGTGTTGCAGCGTTGATTACTGGTGGCATCGCACTAGGCGCCGAATGGATGGCTAACAGTTGGCTGCGTGCCGAAACTCTCCCTGACGAAGTCGTTGCCCAAGCATTTATCATAATGGGGTTAGTCACGGCATTGCGCTTTGTTGAAGGGGTTTACCGCAGTACGATCATTGGCTTACAAAGACAAGTATTGTTTAATGTTGTGATCAGCATCATGGCCACACTGCGTGGACTAGGTGCTGTTGGCATTCTAATGTGGGCATCTCCCACTATCGAAGCGTTTTTTCTTTGGCAGGGTGCTGTTTCCATTGCAACTTTAGCAGTTTTGGGCATCACCACCTATCGTTGCATGCCTATGGGAGTGCGTGGAGGACGATTTTCGCTAGACGCACTCCGTAACGTGTGGCGCTTTGCAGGGGGAATGATGGGAATAACACTGCTATCACTGTTGCTCATGCAAGTTGACAAGCTCTTGCTTTCAAAACTGCTAATCTTGAGCGAGTTTGGTTATTACACACTGGCAACATCGGTTGCCGCTGTGTTATACATGCTTATAAACCCCATCACGCAAGCATTTTTCCCAAAATTCTGCGAACTCCATACACTTGGCAATAAAGAGCACCTAATAGACAGCTATCATAAAGGGGCACAACTTATAACTGTTATTGCTGGGAGTGCCGCTTTAGTGATTATTTTTTTTTCCGAAACACTCATGCAACTCTGGACACAGGATTACGAGCTCGCGACCCGCACGGCTACCCTGATTAGGGTATTAATGCTTGGGAATCTGCTTAACGGTTTAATGTGGATACCTTATCAAACACAGTTAGCACACGGTTGGACAAGTTATGCTATTTGGGTCAATATTGTTTCCGTTGCTATAATTCTTCCAGCCATTTTATGGGTAACGCCAATCTATGGCGCCCTTGGTGCCGCCTGGATTTGGGTTGGTTTGAACGCTGGGTATATCTTGATTGGCATTCACTTTATGTACCGTAAAATTCTAACTACAGAGAAATGGCGCTGGTACATTGAAGACTTAGCGATTCCACTTGGTGCGGGTTTATTAACAGTTAGTGTGCTACGCTACTTGCTCCCTGATGCCAAGGATAATCTAATGCAACTTTTTGAACTAGTGATTGCTAGTGTACTCACACTAGCGGTTATGGCACTAGCGAGTATTGAGGTACGCAAGATAGCGATAAATTTTTGGATTAATTTAGCACCAAAGAAGTAA
- a CDS encoding class I SAM-dependent methyltransferase: MSRVLYQQYHFPVLQNRVYDSAAQAQDCPKGDIEIIENQQTGLIYNTLFKPELITYDSNYNNEQGVSQRFRDHLNQVAELIETFLGKENLIEVGCGKGFFLEMLLQRGADIIGFDTTYDGSNPRVVKKYFEPETTKTPAKGLVLRHVLEHIPNPIEFLFQLRQANREQGLIYIEVPCFDWICKKRAWFDIFYEHVNYFRLADFDRFFEKIIDSGRLFGEQYIYVIADLSTLRAPVFEPSNAVDFPLDFLSHLFPKEQDKKNYPTCIWGGASKGVIFSLLRERIGEPVDCVIDVNPAKQGMFLPGTGLLVQSPERALRNLPIGTPIYVMNSNYLEEIKTMSNHKFKYLGVDQ, encoded by the coding sequence ATGAGCAGAGTACTATATCAACAATACCATTTTCCAGTTTTGCAGAACCGCGTTTATGATTCTGCAGCTCAAGCTCAGGATTGCCCCAAAGGCGACATTGAAATTATCGAAAACCAACAGACGGGATTGATTTATAACACCTTATTTAAACCAGAATTGATCACCTATGATTCAAATTACAATAACGAACAAGGGGTGAGTCAGCGCTTCCGCGATCATTTGAATCAAGTGGCTGAGCTTATCGAAACGTTTCTGGGAAAGGAGAACCTCATAGAAGTAGGATGTGGCAAAGGCTTTTTTCTTGAAATGCTACTTCAAAGGGGTGCCGATATTATCGGGTTCGATACCACGTACGATGGCTCTAACCCACGTGTGGTAAAAAAATATTTTGAACCTGAAACCACTAAAACCCCTGCAAAGGGTTTAGTGTTGCGGCATGTCTTAGAACACATCCCTAACCCCATCGAATTTCTTTTTCAGCTGCGGCAGGCCAATAGAGAGCAAGGTTTGATTTATATAGAAGTGCCTTGCTTTGACTGGATATGTAAAAAACGGGCATGGTTCGATATCTTTTATGAGCATGTTAACTATTTTCGCCTGGCAGATTTTGACAGATTTTTCGAAAAAATAATCGATAGTGGCCGATTGTTCGGCGAGCAATATATTTATGTAATTGCAGACCTATCAACATTGCGTGCCCCAGTATTTGAGCCATCTAATGCGGTTGATTTTCCGCTCGATTTTCTTTCTCATCTATTTCCGAAAGAGCAAGATAAAAAAAATTATCCAACCTGCATTTGGGGCGGTGCATCAAAAGGCGTCATATTCTCGCTCTTACGGGAGCGCATAGGCGAACCTGTAGATTGTGTTATCGACGTCAACCCTGCAAAACAGGGAATGTTTTTACCTGGAACAGGACTTTTAGTTCAGTCCCCTGAAAGAGCGCTAAGAAATTTGCCTATAGGAACACCGATTTATGTCATGAACTCGAACTACCTTGAGGAAATTAAGACTATGTCAAATCATAAATTCAAATATTTAGGAGTGGATCAATGA
- a CDS encoding class I SAM-dependent methyltransferase, translating to MNCRHCGTPLIQTFLDLGFAPPSNAYLTKSDLNRPETYYPLKVKVCEQCWLVQTEDYAKADVLFTSEYAYFSSTSSSWLAHAKQYADAITKDLKLNSESHVIEIASNDGYLLRNFLVAGIPCLGIEPTDSTADAAEQHGIPVLREFFSESLGKDLTTQGKQADLIAANNVYAHVPDINDFTRGLKAALKPNGTITLEFPHLMRLLEYTQFDTIYHEHFSYLSLYTVHRIFTFAGLRIWKVEELTTHGGSLRVYGCHINDPRADQPSVAELLQREKDHGLQRLQTYAEFQPRADRIKNDLLSFLLEQKLKGKKVIAYGAAAKGNTLLNYAGVKPDLLPLVCDAAPAKQGKFMPGSHIPILPPDKLYSANPDYVLILPWNIAEEILQQNSTLKKQGVRFVTAIPQLAIL from the coding sequence ATGAACTGTCGCCACTGCGGAACACCGCTTATTCAGACCTTTCTTGATCTTGGTTTTGCGCCACCATCGAATGCATACCTAACGAAAAGTGATTTGAACCGACCAGAAACCTACTACCCACTTAAAGTAAAAGTTTGCGAGCAATGCTGGTTGGTACAAACGGAAGATTATGCAAAAGCAGATGTGCTTTTCACTTCAGAATATGCCTACTTTTCAAGCACCTCATCAAGCTGGTTGGCACACGCTAAGCAATATGCTGACGCAATTACCAAAGACTTAAAGCTTAACAGCGAAAGCCACGTTATCGAAATCGCATCAAACGACGGCTACTTGCTCCGCAATTTTCTTGTAGCAGGCATCCCCTGCCTTGGAATTGAGCCAACCGACAGCACCGCCGATGCGGCAGAGCAACACGGTATACCCGTTTTGCGCGAATTTTTTAGCGAATCTCTTGGTAAAGATTTAACCACTCAAGGCAAACAAGCCGATCTTATTGCCGCAAACAACGTTTACGCCCACGTGCCAGATATTAATGACTTTACACGAGGCCTCAAAGCCGCCCTTAAACCCAATGGAACAATTACATTGGAATTCCCCCACCTCATGCGCCTTCTTGAATACACCCAGTTCGACACCATCTATCACGAGCACTTTTCCTACCTCTCCCTCTACACCGTTCACCGTATCTTCACATTCGCAGGACTACGAATCTGGAAAGTCGAAGAATTAACTACACACGGTGGTAGTCTGCGGGTATATGGCTGCCACATCAATGACCCTCGGGCAGACCAACCTTCGGTTGCTGAATTACTCCAAAGAGAAAAAGATCACGGCCTTCAACGCCTACAAACCTATGCAGAGTTTCAACCACGTGCCGATAGAATTAAGAATGATTTATTAAGCTTTCTATTGGAACAGAAGCTTAAGGGGAAAAAGGTTATTGCCTACGGTGCCGCAGCTAAGGGTAACACACTACTAAACTATGCTGGCGTTAAGCCGGACTTGTTACCTTTAGTTTGCGATGCTGCGCCCGCTAAGCAAGGGAAATTCATGCCAGGTAGCCACATACCAATCCTTCCCCCAGACAAACTTTATTCCGCTAACCCAGACTATGTTCTTATATTGCCATGGAACATAGCGGAAGAGATTTTACAACAAAATTCAACGCTGAAAAAGCAAGGCGTACGATTCGTGACCGCTATTCCTCAGTTGGCGATTCTATGA
- a CDS encoding glycosyltransferase family 2 protein, protein MAAQKKAPKISIGMPVYNGENSIKKAIESIIQQTFTDFELIISDNASIDGTESICIEYAAKDKRIRYVRQRMNLGAIANFQFVLDEAVGEYFMWAAADDIRSLDFLELNLTFLEKNKDFVASTSPVRFENNSFNAISMGCFSLDMDDFPERAVKFFTGWHANGRYYSLIRRNSLLGFCLTDCDILGGDWYLVLFLAKKGKLACVSKGELILGAAGVSNSTNIFARYNTNLLNFIIPFNRLFIKTEKLIARMPLSLRLLMYFSWIKLSYSALKLNLLWKLFPRKRKDK, encoded by the coding sequence GTGGCTGCACAAAAAAAAGCACCAAAAATTAGTATCGGCATGCCTGTTTATAATGGCGAAAATTCTATAAAAAAAGCAATTGAAAGCATTATTCAGCAGACATTTACGGATTTTGAACTTATTATTTCTGATAATGCTTCAATAGATGGTACTGAATCGATATGTATTGAATACGCTGCAAAAGATAAGCGTATTCGTTATGTCCGACAACGCATGAACTTAGGAGCTATTGCTAATTTTCAGTTTGTACTAGATGAGGCCGTAGGAGAATATTTCATGTGGGCAGCAGCGGATGATATTCGATCTTTGGATTTCTTAGAACTCAATTTAACGTTTCTTGAGAAGAATAAAGACTTTGTTGCATCAACATCCCCAGTAAGGTTTGAGAATAATTCTTTTAATGCAATAAGTATGGGTTGTTTTAGTCTTGACATGGATGATTTCCCTGAGAGAGCTGTTAAATTTTTTACTGGCTGGCATGCTAATGGCCGCTACTATTCTCTAATAAGACGTAATTCCCTATTAGGTTTTTGTCTCACAGACTGCGATATCCTGGGTGGCGATTGGTATCTTGTGTTGTTCTTAGCGAAAAAAGGTAAATTAGCTTGTGTTTCCAAAGGTGAATTGATTTTGGGCGCTGCAGGCGTTAGTAATTCAACAAATATATTTGCTCGATATAATACGAATCTACTAAATTTTATTATCCCCTTTAATCGTTTATTTATAAAAACAGAAAAATTAATTGCAAGAATGCCCCTCTCTCTTAGATTGTTAATGTATTTCAGCTGGATTAAGCTAAGCTATAGTGCTTTGAAACTTAATTTATTATGGAAACTCTTTCCGAGGAAAAGAAAAGATAAATGA
- a CDS encoding dTDP-4-dehydrorhamnose 3,5-epimerase family protein, producing MSRLTVHHTTIEGLHIVERKPLGDDRGFLERLYCQETLGEPLKHKGIRQINHTLTRKTGTVRGLHFQYPPHAETKIVTCVKGKVWDVAVDLRKHSPTFLQYHAVTLSEDNFQSLLIPEGFAHGFQTLAPDCELLYFHTADYCSSAEGALNAIDPYLAIPWPLPIVERSERDSNHTMLTDTFLGVEIL from the coding sequence ATGAGTCGCCTTACCGTTCACCACACTACCATTGAAGGGCTCCATATTGTTGAGCGAAAACCACTTGGCGACGACCGTGGCTTTTTAGAGCGACTCTATTGCCAAGAAACGCTTGGCGAACCTTTGAAGCATAAAGGCATTCGTCAGATCAATCATACATTAACCCGAAAAACGGGCACTGTGCGCGGCTTACACTTCCAGTATCCGCCCCATGCAGAAACCAAAATAGTCACTTGTGTTAAAGGAAAAGTATGGGATGTAGCGGTTGATTTACGAAAGCATTCACCAACTTTTCTGCAATACCATGCGGTGACATTGTCAGAAGATAACTTTCAGAGCCTGCTTATACCCGAAGGGTTTGCACATGGATTTCAGACCCTTGCCCCTGATTGCGAATTACTTTATTTTCACACAGCGGATTATTGTTCCAGTGCAGAAGGGGCACTCAATGCAATAGACCCTTACCTAGCAATACCATGGCCACTGCCTATAGTAGAACGCTCAGAACGGGACAGTAACCACACCATGTTAACCGATACATTCTTGGGGGTTGAAATATTATGA
- a CDS encoding NAD-dependent epimerase/dehydratase family protein has protein sequence MTRVLVTGATGFVGRQIMRALSELDVTLVPVVRTGKENLVKNFPKVEKIVISQDIFSEDRSWWVRQCQGVDVIIHAAWYVEPGEYLHSTQNVTCLAGSLNLALGAAEVGVRRLAGIGTCFEYDLSGGVLSVETPLKPLTPYAASKAALFLSLSQWSLTQPIDFIWCRLFYLYGEGENERRLVPYLHKQFQNKEPAKLTSGKQIRDFLDVTEAGKKITHAVFSDQIGPVNICSGVPITVRQLAEQIADKYGLKHLLHFGTRPDNQFDPPCVLGVPPTHLPGESNL, from the coding sequence ATGACACGGGTACTGGTTACAGGTGCCACTGGCTTTGTGGGGCGACAGATAATGCGTGCCCTTAGTGAACTTGATGTTACTCTAGTACCTGTTGTGCGCACTGGAAAAGAAAACCTAGTTAAAAATTTTCCAAAAGTAGAAAAAATCGTAATTTCTCAAGACATTTTTAGTGAGGATCGCTCTTGGTGGGTCAGACAATGCCAGGGTGTTGACGTCATTATTCATGCAGCGTGGTATGTTGAGCCAGGAGAGTATCTGCATTCGACACAAAACGTAACTTGCCTTGCTGGCTCTCTGAATCTTGCCCTTGGTGCTGCTGAGGTGGGCGTTAGACGCCTAGCAGGTATTGGGACATGCTTTGAGTATGATCTCTCCGGTGGGGTCTTGTCTGTAGAAACTCCTCTCAAGCCGTTAACACCTTATGCTGCATCAAAAGCGGCGCTCTTTCTCAGTTTATCCCAATGGTCGCTAACCCAACCGATAGATTTCATTTGGTGTCGCCTTTTTTACCTCTACGGTGAAGGTGAAAACGAGCGTAGGCTTGTACCGTACTTGCATAAACAATTCCAAAATAAAGAACCGGCAAAGCTGACCAGTGGTAAACAAATTCGTGATTTTCTTGATGTAACTGAAGCAGGAAAAAAAATAACTCACGCTGTGTTTAGCGATCAAATTGGTCCTGTTAATATCTGCTCTGGTGTTCCAATTACGGTCAGGCAACTTGCGGAGCAGATAGCCGATAAGTATGGGTTAAAACATTTACTTCATTTTGGCACACGGCCAGATAATCAGTTTGATCCGCCATGCGTGCTTGGAGTGCCACCTACACACTTGCCTGGAGAAAGCAATTTATGA
- a CDS encoding glycosyltransferase family 4 protein, translated as MKIAFNYPIFTYQQYGGISRYYKILAEQLSEMGNDVSIISGIHQNSYLASMSNRNIVKGWHVKKYPPRTTRIFKSLNAAYTSMKLLQIVPDVVHETYYTPSSLMKAKQPRTTTVYDMIHELFPDQFSCKDKTTIYKQETFRRVQHILSISHSTKRDLINCFGIDENNISVVHLGVDAAYLQYAARQESNNILLPQPYLLYVGGRTGYKNFFNFLKAVSLSSRLITDFNIVAFGGGAFTRQELIDIKNLGLSEQQITCVSGSDALLAQYYANAVAFIYPSLYEGFGLPPLEAMACNCPVISSNSSSMPEVIGNAGEFFDPNSLEEMMHAMESVLYDSTRRSALLQLGTERVKQFTWEKCAYETLKIYQNITR; from the coding sequence ATGAAAATCGCTTTTAACTACCCAATTTTCACGTATCAACAGTACGGCGGGATATCCCGATACTACAAAATCTTAGCAGAGCAACTCTCTGAAATGGGGAATGATGTATCAATCATTTCAGGTATACACCAAAATAGCTATTTAGCCAGTATGAGCAATAGAAACATCGTAAAAGGGTGGCATGTCAAGAAGTATCCTCCAAGAACTACACGCATTTTCAAAAGCCTGAATGCCGCCTATACATCGATGAAGTTATTACAAATCGTTCCCGATGTAGTTCACGAAACATACTACACACCTAGCTCGCTTATGAAGGCGAAACAACCCCGTACAACAACAGTTTACGATATGATACATGAACTTTTTCCTGATCAATTTTCCTGTAAAGACAAGACAACCATTTATAAGCAGGAAACGTTTAGACGGGTGCAGCATATTTTGAGCATCTCACACAGTACAAAAAGGGACTTAATTAACTGTTTTGGGATTGATGAAAATAATATTTCAGTCGTTCACCTTGGAGTGGACGCGGCATACCTACAATACGCAGCACGACAAGAGTCGAACAATATATTACTTCCACAGCCCTACCTTCTTTACGTGGGTGGCCGCACTGGCTATAAAAATTTCTTCAACTTTTTAAAGGCTGTTTCTCTCTCATCGCGCTTAATAACCGATTTCAATATCGTAGCTTTTGGTGGGGGAGCTTTTACAAGGCAAGAATTGATCGATATAAAGAATCTCGGATTGTCTGAGCAGCAAATTACGTGCGTAAGTGGCTCTGATGCTCTCCTTGCACAGTACTATGCGAATGCTGTGGCGTTCATTTATCCTTCATTGTATGAGGGTTTTGGATTACCTCCTCTAGAAGCAATGGCCTGCAACTGCCCGGTGATCTCAAGCAACTCAAGCTCTATGCCGGAGGTTATTGGCAATGCGGGTGAATTTTTTGACCCAAATAGTCTTGAAGAGATGATGCACGCTATGGAATCTGTGCTCTATGATTCGACAAGACGGAGCGCACTACTCCAACTTGGAACAGAGCGAGTCAAGCAGTTTACTTGGGAGAAGTGTGCCTATGAAACGCTTAAAATTTATCAAAATATTACGAGGTAA
- the rfbG gene encoding CDP-glucose 4,6-dehydratase, with amino-acid sequence MNPNFWQNRTVFLTGHTGFKGGWIALWLSHMGAKVHGYALAPPTTPSFFTETRLEERLHCSIINDIRDLSSITEAMKTAKPSVVIHMAAQPLVRESYNIPIETFATNVMGTANLLEAVRQTSSVEAIVNITTDKCYENQEWDWPYRENDRLGGHDPYSSSKACAELVAAAYRKSFLAHANIHIASVRAGNVIGGGDWAKDRLIPDFLRALDAGVTLRIRSPHAIRPWQHVLEPLSGYLSLAEKLVAKGSEFADSWNFGPEESDAKPVAWIVEQLCEKIPNAKWEIEGLPQPHEAGLLKLDSAKAKARLGWKPRWSLETALWNTLDWHQAWKRGEQMAEFSIQQIEEYVTA; translated from the coding sequence ATGAATCCAAACTTCTGGCAGAACCGAACCGTATTTCTTACTGGACACACTGGCTTTAAAGGTGGCTGGATAGCACTCTGGCTTTCCCATATGGGCGCTAAAGTTCATGGCTATGCACTGGCACCCCCGACCACGCCTAGCTTTTTCACCGAAACGCGCCTAGAAGAGCGACTTCACTGCTCAATAATCAATGACATACGTGATTTATCAAGCATAACGGAAGCAATGAAAACCGCAAAACCTTCGGTAGTCATCCATATGGCAGCACAGCCACTGGTAAGGGAATCCTACAACATACCCATTGAAACCTTCGCAACAAATGTTATGGGGACAGCAAACCTGCTTGAAGCAGTTCGTCAAACCAGCAGCGTGGAAGCAATTGTAAACATTACAACCGACAAGTGCTACGAAAATCAGGAGTGGGATTGGCCGTATCGAGAAAATGATCGATTAGGTGGGCACGACCCGTATTCATCAAGTAAAGCCTGTGCCGAACTTGTAGCAGCAGCGTATCGAAAATCATTTCTTGCTCATGCCAATATACATATTGCAAGCGTTCGTGCTGGCAATGTTATAGGTGGCGGCGATTGGGCCAAAGATCGCCTTATCCCTGATTTTCTGCGTGCACTGGATGCAGGCGTCACATTGCGCATTCGTTCGCCCCATGCGATTCGTCCTTGGCAGCACGTATTAGAGCCACTATCAGGATACCTTTCCCTAGCAGAAAAATTAGTCGCAAAAGGCTCTGAATTTGCTGATTCATGGAATTTCGGCCCCGAAGAATCAGATGCCAAACCAGTCGCCTGGATTGTTGAACAACTCTGTGAGAAAATTCCAAATGCGAAGTGGGAAATTGAAGGCTTGCCACAACCCCATGAAGCGGGGTTGCTCAAGCTTGACAGCGCAAAAGCAAAAGCTCGACTTGGATGGAAACCGCGCTGGTCATTAGAAACTGCTCTCTGGAATACCCTAGACTGGCATCAAGCATGGAAACGCGGCGAGCAAATGGCGGAATTTTCTATTCAACAAATCGAAGAGTATGTTACTGCATGA
- a CDS encoding cephalosporin hydroxylase family protein: MNEFNQETKVRIRANASNQKLIEAAQQFVYESLIPKYSYNFSSLGRPIIQYPQDMVAMQELIWEIKPDLIIETGIAHGGSLVMSASMLALLDMCDAIESGAMIDARISQRKVLGIDIDIRAHNRAAIEAHPMASRIQMIQGSSIAPDIVEQVHQVAKDYSRIMVCLDSNHTHEHVLAELKAYAPLTSVGSYCVIFDTIVEDMPADMFPDRPWGPGDNPKTAVWEYLKTHSEFEIDKSIQHKLLITVAPDGFLRRVN; this comes from the coding sequence ATGAACGAATTTAACCAAGAGACAAAAGTCCGTATAAGGGCCAATGCAAGCAACCAAAAGCTCATAGAGGCTGCCCAGCAGTTTGTGTATGAATCGCTTATCCCAAAGTATTCCTATAATTTCTCATCACTTGGCCGCCCAATTATTCAGTACCCACAAGATATGGTCGCTATGCAAGAACTTATCTGGGAAATTAAACCCGATCTCATTATAGAAACCGGTATTGCTCACGGTGGCTCGCTGGTTATGAGTGCATCTATGCTTGCTTTGCTCGATATGTGTGATGCGATTGAGTCTGGTGCAATGATTGATGCAAGAATATCCCAACGGAAAGTGCTTGGGATTGATATTGATATCCGTGCTCACAACCGCGCCGCCATTGAAGCCCACCCCATGGCTTCGCGCATTCAGATGATTCAAGGTTCAAGCATTGCGCCTGATATCGTCGAACAGGTGCATCAAGTAGCTAAAGATTATAGTCGCATAATGGTTTGCCTCGATTCTAATCATACCCACGAACACGTGCTGGCAGAGCTAAAAGCCTACGCCCCACTTACCAGTGTTGGTAGTTACTGTGTGATATTTGATACCATCGTTGAGGATATGCCAGCAGACATGTTCCCTGACCGACCTTGGGGACCAGGCGATAACCCTAAAACTGCGGTGTGGGAATATTTAAAAACCCATTCTGAATTTGAAATCGACAAAAGTATTCAACATAAACTGCTTATTACTGTTGCGCCTGATGGGTTTTTGCGGCGGGTGAATTAG